TAAGTTGGGCGGGCAATATCTGATTTTCCCTGCTCTTAAAGGCGAATACAGGAGAGGAAACCCCCGCAACGCATCCTAAATCTAAATGTCACTTACTAAATCGCTGGATTTAGATCCCCGACTGCTTGCAGACACCCGGAGAGTAGAAGTAGGGATCTGGGCAGCAATTTTTGCCTAAGAAAGTACCATTCCACCCTAAAGCCACCTTTGACTTGACAAAAAAATTTCAACAAATGTGAGTATGCGAACATCTTGGGAACTATAGAAGCAAATCAAATCAGCACAACTTTCAGCTTCCAGCAATGAAGACTCCCTATCTCAGCAAAGCTAAGGCGTTCCCATTACAGATTGTTCTTATTGTTCCCTTCCTTATCCAAATTTTTGCAGCGGTCAGCTTGGTAGGTTATTTGTCTTTTAAAAATGGACAAAGAGCAGTTAACGACCTAGCCGAACAGTTGATAGATCGCACCAGCGATGTAGTGGACGAACACCTGAAGTCTTATCTTGCCATTCCGCAAACCCTTAATCAGATTAACGCAGATGCTATTCGCAGGGGACTATTGGATGTGCGCAATCGCGAAACCCTTGGCAAGTATTTCTGGGATCAGATGCAGGCTTATGACCTAACTTATATTGGTATTGGGCTAACAACGGGTGAGGGGCTAGGAGCTGCTCGTTATGATGGCAAAACGATTACCATTGATGATTGGACTGCCAAGCCTCCGAATAATGTTTACACCTACGCTACCGATAATCAAGGTAATCGAACTCAGGTCAATGCTCGGTGGAATTGGCAAAATTCTACTGAATCTTGGTATACCCAACCCATCGCTGCTGGTAAACCTATTTGGGCAAAGATTGTAACTGGAAATTATCCCACCGGCCCTTACATTGCCGCCTCTGCTAGTCGTCCGATCTATGATTCGCAAAATCGCTTATTAGGAATGATTGCAACAGACATTCACCTACTAAAACTCAGCGATTTTTTACGCAGTTTGAATATTAGTCAGTCTGGGCAGGTGTTCCTTTTAGAACGGGATGGTACATTAATTGCCAGTTCCGGTACAGAGAAGCCTTTTGTCGTGGTCAATCAAGAGATCCGGCGATTGCGAGCGAGCGATAGTTCTGACCCAATAATCCAGAATGTTGCCAGACGCTTCCAAACTTCTGGGTTTAGGTCTATCACCCAAGACACAGATTTTCAACTTGAGGTTCAAGAAAAACGGCATTTTGTCAATGTTATACCTTGGCGTGACAAGTATGGCTTGGATTGGCTGGTGGTAGTAAGTGTGCCAGAAAACACATTTATGTCTCAAATTAACGCTAACACGCGCACCACGATCGCTCTTTGTTTTGGGGCATTAGTTGTTGCCTCTGTGATGGGCGTGTTTACCTCCCATTGGATTGTCCGCCCGATTCTGCGCCTGAATTGGGCAAGTGAGGCAATGGCATCGGGCAATTTAAATCAGACAGTAGAAACTAGCGGTATTCGAGAACTAAATACCTTATCTAAATCTTTCAACCACATGACACGGCAATTGCATGAATCCTTTAGTGCTTTAGAGAAAAGCAAAGAAGAATTAGAAGAACGGGTAGAAGAACGCACTACTGAACTGAAAAATATATTAGGGGAATTGCAGCGTACTCAATCTCAAGTTGTTCAAAGTGAAAAAATGTCTAGTCTGGGACAACTAGTTGCTGGAGTCGCACATGAAATTAATAATCCAGTTAACTTTATTCATGGCAACCTCGCCCATGTCCAGGAATATACTCAGGATTTATTAGCATCTGATGCAGTTGTATCAGCAATATAATCCCTACCCTGCTGCTGAAATTCAAACCGTTGCTGAAGACATCGATCTAGAGTTCTTGCAGGAAGACTTGCCAAAAATGTTGTCTTCGATGAGAGTAGGCACCGATCGCATTCGTCAAATTGTACTGTCGCTGCGGAATTTCTCTCGCGTTGATGAAGCGGAATTTAAACGCGTTGATATTCATGAAGGCATCGACAGTACTTTGATGATTTTACAGCACCGCCTGAAAGCTAAACCAGAACAACCTGAAATTGAGGTGATTAAAGACTACGGCATTATACCCCTAATAGAATGCTATGCCGGACAACTCAATCAGGTATTTATGAATATTTTAGTAAATGCAATTGATGCGTTAGAAGAAAAGAATACTAAGCTTACCTATCAGGAAATTAAGGAAAATCCTAGTCAAATTAAGATTCGCACATCGGTAGTTAATTTAATGTGGTTAGAAGTGGCGATCGCTGATAATGGAGTTGGTATTTCTCAAGAATTTCAGCAACGCATATTCGATCCTTTTTTCACCACCAAACCCATTGGCAAAGGAACCGGAATGGGTATGTCCATCAGCTATCAAATCGTCACAGAAAAACATAGCGGTAAACTGGAGTGTTTCTCAACTCCTGGAAAAGGAACCGAGTTTATCATTCAGATTCCTTTGGGGCTAAGGAATGGTTGAACGATGAATTATGGCTGAGGTTTGGGGGAACAGGAAGATATAGAGAGTTTTAGATTATACAGCATATTTCAAGTTGAAGAGGGGTGTACTTAATTGACTTGTAAAGTGCTGTAAGTAACAATACCTTTGCTAATTTCCGAACGCTTGAACAATGATTTGCTGTTTAGGGTGAATCACTCTACACGATCGCAATTTTTGATAATACACCAACCGCTCTTGTCACTTTGCTGCTCTAGATATTGTTCGGTCAAAGGATATCGGAGAATCTGTGTATTATAAAGTTATTTTGTTGGCAAGAGAATATACTATGAATTTTTTTTATTTGTCAGAGAATATACAAATTTTGGGCGCTAACAGATTATACAGTTGGACAGATAGTTAAAATCAGTAGTTCTGCTTGTTAAAAAATCTATGCAAATACATCAGGTGATTGAAACCTACGATCAGGGATCGGTGGATTATGACGCAATTATGAAGCGTTACTGGCACATCGAGCGCGAACCCTTAATTGCTTCCTTGCAGCTAAAACCAGGACAAACCGTATTGGATGCTGCGGTAGGAACTGGTCTTAATCTTCCAGCCTATCCTGAAGGTGTAAGTGTCGTTGGTGTCGATCTTTCTGAGAAGATGATGGATGAAGCACGTAAAAAGCGCGTATCCGCAGACATCACCTTCAAAGTATCGGATCTCTGCAATCTTGATTTTCCTGATAATAGTTTTGATGCAGCAGCATCAGGATTTACCCTCTGTGTCGTTAGCGATCCAGTCCGCGCCCTTGCAGAGATACTGCGAGTTACTAAGCCTGGTGCCTTGATTGCCATTCTTGATTACTGCAAATCGCAAGATCCAGAAATTCAGAAATGGCAAGAGTTAATAGCTGATAGTTCTTCACAGCTAGGCTTCCCAACTGGTAAAATCAAGTGGGATGCATTGATGGATTATGATGAATTGATTTACAACAGCAAGCTCCCCATTGAAGTGCTTGCAGACGATCGCATCGAAAATCCAAACCCGTTTTTATGTGGTTGTCAATTACTGCTTAGAAACTCAAAAGCTTAAAGGCTAAAGTATCGCACTCATTGGACAAGAGTGCGATATTGACGACAAGCCGGATTACAAGTGCTTTTGAAACAGTTCTAAAACATGTTGCCAAGCATCAGGAGCCGCTTCTGGGTTATAACTTGGGTGCTGGGCTAAAAATGGGTACTTGTCTTTAAAGAATCCGGCAAAGAATCCGTGTCCAGCGTCGTATCGAAATACACGATGATTGATTTGATGTTTCTTTAATTCTGCTTCAATTTGCTCGTTTTCTTCTTGAGAAACTAATGCATCTCTTGTACCAAAAAATGCATAAATATTACCTTTAATTTCTGAAGTACGATTAATAGTTGGAGTCTCTTCACCATAGCTAGCAGTGGTAATTCCGCCACCATAAAACGAAGCTGTGGCTTTGATATCCGGTAAAGTTGCAGCCATATAAGCAACATGACCGCCAAAACAGAAACCAATCACACCGATGGCATCATCTTTGACATTGGGTAAAGTTTTGAGATAAGTAATGGTAGCTTGAATATCGCTGAATATCTCTTGATATTTTACTTGTTGATAGTATTCCAAGCCCAATCGATAAGCTTCTGGGCTATAGCCAACATCTTCTGGACTAAAGTCAGCTTCAAAACCGGGAGCAGTACGTTGATACATGGCTGGGGCGATCGCTACATAACCTTGTTTAGCGATTAGTTCGGTGATATCCCGAATATTACTGTTGATTCCAAAAATTTCTGGAAAAACTATAACTGCGCCAAAGGTTCCATTTTGTGCTGGTTGAGCTAAGTAAGCATCGATTTCTAAGCCATTGTTAGGAACTTTGATATAGGAAGTGTGAATTTCGATGTTTGTTGTTTCTAGCATCTTTGTTTCGGCAGCTTTTATACTAACTCATCTATTTTGACTGTTTTTTGATACCAATGGGTGATGTCTACAACGAGCAAAAACACCAGGAGTATTGCTTTACTCAATAGATATGATATTTCCAGAAATTAAATATGTGTTAGCCAGAACCTTTTTAGAGGGGTAGTTCTATTACCTATATCTATGCAAATCAGATGAATTTCTAACTTTTGAATAAATGGCATCTCAAACTTCTGGATGATACTAAGGGTTTTTGATTTGTGCGACCTTACATAGAGCAAGTAGAAAGACTCAAAATTAATAACCACAAGAAAAAACAATGCCCGATCAAAGTTTTAGAACAAACATTCCAGAAGTTGACCCAACGGAGATTGAAGATAATCGAACTGCGATCGCAGACGAACATCGCTCATTTCTAGAAAAAGTCCAGGTCAAAGCTGGATTTGCAGATCCTTATGATGCAAGAGACTTTACCGAAGTTGTGTTTCGCGTGATGCGCGACTTAATGACCACAGAAGCTAGCGATCGCGTCGAGGCAGAACTGCATATAGAGGCAGTGCCTACCGATGAGAAAGCACTCCAGTTTGAAGTGTCCGATCTCTGGAAAGACACCAACCCCATTGTGGGATTTTTGAGCCGGGTTCGTCCACCCTGGAAAGGCCTGGGTATCTTTAATATCGATTCCGATCGCTTCTTGTTCCGAGTTGCTAATGAAAGTGGAATGCCGCGATCGGTCGAACGAGAGCAAGCCGTTAAAGCAGTGTTTTCTGCCACCAAAGACGAACTTTCCGAGGAGCGGATTCAGGAAATTGCTAGCTGGCTACCTGATTATGTACGTCAGCTTTGGGAACAAGCTTAATTAGAAGTATAAAAAAGTAAAGTCTGTTTGCGAGTAGCGATCGCAAACAGACTTTTCATATAATAGATTTACTGATTTATAACTCAATACAGTTCAGTGAAGCATCTCTTTCTTCTCTCTGCGTTCTCTGCGCCTTGGGGGTTCGTTAAAAAAACGACTTTGGTAACAGAGTTTTAGCCTTAACTGAACTGTATTGATTTATAACTGCGTACATTAGATTTGTTAACCGTATTAATCTTTAAGATTAAGAATATTTTGTTGTAACCAAAATCTAAGTATGCCTTTTAAAACTAGCTTTGTTAAGGGTTTTCCAATATAAATCCTTGCATTCAGTTTAGTTGAACTCCATAGCTTAAATAAAGGAGAACCATTATTTATCCGATCAAGCGGTTCTAGCCTATCATTGATAAGATCAACAAGCGATTCTAAGCGGAAGGTTAACTGATCTAGAATTTTATTGCGTGTCTCTTTGTCTACTTCTGCCATTAACCTTCGTAATTCTACAAGCTGGTCCCGTTTTTTTAGTTCATTATCTTTTAGTTGTTTTCCTTCTTCTGAACGTGGTTTTGCTAATTTACTCAATTCTTTTTTTGCGTCATCCCAACTATCCAACTCTTTACCAGCAATCTTACAATTAACTATCCACTCAAGAGGTGGCATTTT
This portion of the Nostoc sp. GT001 genome encodes:
- a CDS encoding methyltransferase domain-containing protein, whose protein sequence is MQIHQVIETYDQGSVDYDAIMKRYWHIEREPLIASLQLKPGQTVLDAAVGTGLNLPAYPEGVSVVGVDLSEKMMDEARKKRVSADITFKVSDLCNLDFPDNSFDAAASGFTLCVVSDPVRALAEILRVTKPGALIAILDYCKSQDPEIQKWQELIADSSSQLGFPTGKIKWDALMDYDELIYNSKLPIEVLADDRIENPNPFLCGCQLLLRNSKA
- a CDS encoding DUF2267 domain-containing protein, with the protein product MPDQSFRTNIPEVDPTEIEDNRTAIADEHRSFLEKVQVKAGFADPYDARDFTEVVFRVMRDLMTTEASDRVEAELHIEAVPTDEKALQFEVSDLWKDTNPIVGFLSRVRPPWKGLGIFNIDSDRFLFRVANESGMPRSVEREQAVKAVFSATKDELSEERIQEIASWLPDYVRQLWEQA
- a CDS encoding dienelactone hydrolase family protein → MLETTNIEIHTSYIKVPNNGLEIDAYLAQPAQNGTFGAVIVFPEIFGINSNIRDITELIAKQGYVAIAPAMYQRTAPGFEADFSPEDVGYSPEAYRLGLEYYQQVKYQEIFSDIQATITYLKTLPNVKDDAIGVIGFCFGGHVAYMAATLPDIKATASFYGGGITTASYGEETPTINRTSEIKGNIYAFFGTRDALVSQEENEQIEAELKKHQINHRVFRYDAGHGFFAGFFKDKYPFLAQHPSYNPEAAPDAWQHVLELFQKHL